The following are encoded in a window of Ignavibacteria bacterium genomic DNA:
- a CDS encoding methyltransferase domain-containing protein, with amino-acid sequence MKDNSSSVSDSEFWDEKYRNNLDNWELSHPTKVFADLQQTQWLKSKGSILVLGCGSGHDAILFAENGFEVYANDFSSEAILRAKKNAQMKNVKVEFLNQDLFTLNKKFGERFDYVLEYTTFCAIDPKRRVEYRDLVFEVLRQGGLFVALFFPLINKAEHTPPFTVDALETYKMFSEKFNLKYSERPISSVKPRLNNELLMIWEK; translated from the coding sequence ATGAAAGACAATTCTTCATCAGTGAGTGATTCAGAGTTTTGGGACGAAAAGTACCGCAATAACTTAGATAATTGGGAATTAAGTCATCCAACAAAAGTTTTTGCTGATTTGCAGCAAACACAGTGGCTGAAAAGCAAAGGATCAATTCTTGTACTTGGCTGTGGAAGCGGGCATGATGCAATCTTATTCGCAGAAAATGGTTTTGAGGTTTATGCAAACGATTTCTCAAGTGAAGCAATTTTAAGAGCGAAAAAAAATGCACAAATGAAAAATGTGAAAGTTGAATTTCTGAACCAAGATTTATTTACTCTGAATAAAAAATTCGGAGAGAGGTTTGATTATGTTCTGGAGTACACGACTTTCTGTGCAATCGATCCGAAAAGAAGAGTTGAATACAGAGATTTGGTCTTCGAAGTATTAAGACAGGGAGGTCTTTTCGTTGCACTTTTTTTTCCGCTAATAAATAAAGCTGAACATACACCTCCTTTCACTGTGGATGCTTTAGAGACATATAAAATGTTCAGTGAAAAATTCAATTTGAAATATTCTGAGAGACCAATATCTTCTGTTAAGCCGAGGTTAAATAATGAATTACTAATGATTTGGGAAAAATGA
- a CDS encoding class I SAM-dependent rRNA methyltransferase: protein MHINNVQELNIMDYSEIKLKKKEDKRIRNGHLWIFSNEVENLDRSIPTGSIVNILSHDDRYLGRGFFNPNALISARIFTTIDEEINRDFFFRQIQAAADLRNKLYPNRTVYRLIHSESDLLPGLIIDRYNDSYSIQFNTVGLEEFQGVIIDVLKSQLDAKNIILRNDTTARELENLRRYKEVVIGENIAEIVDDGVIKYKVDVLNGQKTGMYLDQVENRHSILSICKDANVLDCFCNDGGFSLAALKGGAAKVTSIEISADALKNYAVNISINELEKERTELIEDDVFDVLKKFRDENKKFDVINLDPPSFTKSKKNIPQAKKGYFVVNNHAFNLVEKNGFIATSSCSHHISEEEFLEILINAAKKSKRKFSIVKVAGAAPDHPIHPKMPETKYLKFVLLKVLD from the coding sequence ATGCATATTAACAACGTTCAAGAACTTAATATTATGGATTACAGTGAAATTAAATTAAAAAAGAAAGAAGACAAACGAATAAGGAATGGGCACTTATGGATTTTCAGCAATGAAGTAGAAAATCTTGATAGGTCGATTCCCACTGGTTCGATAGTAAATATTCTTTCTCATGATGATAGATATTTGGGGAGAGGGTTCTTCAATCCGAATGCGCTGATCTCCGCAAGAATATTTACTACGATCGACGAAGAAATAAACCGAGACTTTTTTTTCAGACAGATCCAAGCAGCTGCAGATTTACGAAATAAACTTTATCCCAATAGGACAGTTTATAGATTAATCCACAGTGAAAGTGATCTCCTCCCAGGATTGATTATTGATAGATACAATGATTCCTATTCTATTCAATTTAATACTGTTGGTTTGGAAGAATTCCAGGGTGTGATCATTGACGTACTAAAAAGCCAACTTGATGCAAAAAATATAATCCTAAGAAATGATACGACTGCAAGAGAGCTAGAAAACTTAAGACGTTATAAAGAAGTGGTCATTGGTGAGAACATAGCTGAAATTGTTGATGACGGTGTAATTAAATATAAAGTCGATGTGCTAAATGGACAGAAAACCGGTATGTATCTCGATCAAGTAGAGAATAGACATTCTATTTTATCCATCTGTAAAGATGCTAATGTTCTCGATTGCTTTTGCAATGACGGAGGATTTTCGTTAGCAGCGCTCAAAGGAGGTGCAGCAAAAGTTACTTCTATTGAGATTTCCGCTGATGCTTTGAAGAATTACGCCGTAAATATTTCAATCAATGAACTTGAGAAAGAACGTACTGAACTGATTGAAGATGATGTTTTTGACGTTCTTAAAAAATTCAGAGATGAGAATAAGAAATTTGATGTAATAAACCTCGATCCTCCTTCATTTACGAAATCGAAAAAGAATATCCCGCAAGCAAAGAAAGGTTATTTTGTCGTTAATAATCACGCATTTAATTTAGTTGAGAAGAATGGATTTATTGCAACTTCATCTTGTTCTCATCATATTAGTGAGGAAGAATTCTTAGAAATTCTAATCAATGCGGCAAAAAAATCCAAAAGAAAATTTTCAATTGTAAAAGTTGCCGGCGCAGCCCCCGATCATCCCATCCATCCAAAAATGCCGGAAACAAAATATTTAAAATTTGTATTATTGAAAGTCTTAGATTAG
- a CDS encoding thioredoxin family protein codes for MATEKLKIGSKAPNFELLGIDDKHHSLESFSSKKLLCIIFSCNHCPYVKAYEGRMIDIQMDFEKDLFIVAINSNDEINYPEDSFVDMKKRASKLGFNFAYLRDADQKIASAFGATHTPEIFLFDENRTLQFHGKIDDNWEYPNKIKEPYLKNAINELLNGKEVSTKETFTIGCTIKWKY; via the coding sequence GTGGCCACCGAAAAATTGAAAATCGGCTCGAAAGCACCAAACTTTGAGTTGTTGGGCATTGATGATAAACATCACTCGCTTGAGTCATTCAGCAGTAAAAAACTTTTATGTATAATATTCAGTTGCAATCATTGTCCATATGTTAAGGCATACGAAGGAAGAATGATTGATATCCAAATGGATTTTGAAAAAGATCTTTTCATTGTTGCGATAAATTCCAACGATGAGATCAACTATCCGGAAGACTCTTTCGTGGATATGAAGAAGCGAGCTAGTAAACTTGGATTCAATTTTGCTTATTTAAGAGATGCAGATCAAAAAATCGCTTCAGCATTTGGAGCAACGCACACTCCAGAAATATTTTTGTTTGATGAAAATCGGACCCTTCAGTTCCATGGTAAGATCGATGATAATTGGGAATATCCCAACAAAATTAAAGAGCCTTATCTTAAAAATGCCATTAATGAGTTACTTAACGGAAAAGAAGTCTCGACAAAAGAGACTTTTACAATTGGCTGTACTATTAAATGGAAATACTGA